CCGGGCGGGCTACCAGCACGTGTACTCGCCCGTGCTGGGCAAGCGGGAGCTGTACGAGCTCTCCGGGCACTGGTCCCACTACAGCCAGGACATGTTCCCCCCGATGGACCTCGGCGGGGAGCAGGTGGTGCTGCGGCCGAGCCTGTGCCCGCACCACGCGCTGATCTACCGTTCCCGCGCGCACAGCTACCGGGAACTGCCCCTGCGGATGGCCGAGCTGGGAGGCATGTACCGCTCCGAGCTGTCAGGGGTACTCGGTGGGCTGACCCGGGTCCGGGCGATCCAGCTGAACGACGCGCACATTTTCTGCACTTTGGACCAGGCTGCCGACGAGTCGCGTGCAGCCCTGGACTTGATCCGCCAGGCGTACGGCGCGCTCGGCATCGGCCCGGCCCGCTGCCGGCTCTCCCTGCCGGGACCGGACGGGAAGTACGTCGCCGACCCCGGCATGTGGCAGCGGGCCGTCGCCCTGCTGACCGAGGTCCTCGACCGCTCGGGCGTGGCCTACGAGGCCGCCGAGGGGGAAGCAGCGTTCTACGGTCCGAAGATCGACGTGCAGGTCGCCGACAGTGCCGGCCGCGAGGCCACCTTGTCTACCATCCAGGTCGACTTCCACCAGCCCGAACAGTTCGATCTGCGCTACATCGGCCCGGACGGCGTCAGCCACCGGCCGGTCATGGTCCACCGCAGCATCATCGGCAGCGTGGAGCGGGTCGTCGCCCACCTCATCGAGCGGCACGGTGGCGCCTTCCCCGCCTGGCTCGCCCCCACTCAGCTGGTGGTGCTCCCGGTCTCCGACACCGAGCTGCCGCAGGCCGCCGCACTCGTGCGACGGGGTATCGACCAGGGGCTACGTGCGGAGTTCGCCGGGCCGGCGCAGGGTACCCTGGGCGCCCGCATCCGCGCTGCCCGGCTGGTGCCGTACCAGGCGATCATCGGCTCCAGGGAGGCGGCCGACGACCAGGTCGCCCTGCGCCTGCGCGACGGCCGCCGCCTGGATGCCCTGCCCGCCGCCGAGGTCCTAGCCCGCATCGGCGCCCTCACCGGCGCGCACCGCGTCGAGCTGTGGGACACCGATGCCCGCGCATAGCGGTTGGGTGGGCACCGGCCATGAGCATCGGCAGGCTGGCACCGGCCTTGCCGAGGTGGATGAGGGACAGGACGCCCAGCAGCGCTACGACGAGGTCATCGGGCGTGATCGCCAGATGTGTTTCGGGGTTTGCGCTCGGGGCGTGATCGCCTGACCGCGCGCGGTGTTGGGTGGGTGGCTGTTCGGGACCTGTGCGGGTGGCCCGAACGTCTTCTGCCCGCGCTGTTGGATGAGGTGCCCGCCGCGGCTACGGGCTGACCAGGAAGTGGAAATTGCCCCGTCCGACGGAACGCTCCAGCGTGGTGAGGATGGCTGCGGCGTTGTCGCGGGGGCCCTGGACGAAGAGGGGCTTGCCGTCGCGCCCGAAGCCGATGACGCTCGGACCGGTCCACGGCCCGAGCTGCCGTGCGGTTGCCGCAAAGCCCGGGGCGGGGGCAAAGCCGAGGCCACGCGCGTACGCGACGGCGCCAAACACCAGGTGTTGGGCCAGATCCACGGGCGCTTGGAGCGGTCGCGCCTGGTAGGCGGCGAAGTAGGAGCGGGTGAACTCCGACACGCGGCGCTGGTCCATGACGCGCGGGCCGACGACGTCTTTGACCCCGAGGCAGTAGACGTCGACCAGCCAGCCGCAGACGCCGACCCTGCCCTGGCGCTGTTCGCGCGCGACGAGCACGCTCACCAGGCCTGCTGTACCGGCGTCGGCGGTGTCGACGTCGGGCCACTCCCGGTGACCTTCGATGGTGAGCCCGTCGCTCCACCCTGGGCTCACCCAGCAGCGCATGAGCTCGCGTTCCGGGGCGCCTGCGTGGTCCTGGGCGGCGATGGTCCTGACCAGGGGAGCGACGGTTGCGGGTGGCACGCCCAGGGCACGGGCGATGGCTTTGGGCGTGCAGCCTCGTGCGCGCAGCGCGCGCACTTGTCGGATCAACTCCTCGCGGTCCATGCCAGCATCCTCCTGTTCTCGACGCCGCCAACCCTCCGACGACGGAAGGTTCGGGGTCTGCGCCCGGACGGTGCGCCGTTGACCCAGGGCGTGTCCGAGGGCTGGTCTGCTCCCAAGGACAGCGCGCCGCAGCCTACGACCTGGGCGGCCTGCCAGCCCTGCACCTTTAGGCTAGGCGCTCCAACACCAGCCCGAGCGCAAGCACGACCACACCGAAGACGACCACCACCAGCCCACGAACGTAAGACCCACCATCGTCCCGCCTCCCAATGGGCCAGATGCCGGCCTTCCGCAGCCTACCGAGCGCAAACCCTACCCAACCTCCGAGTGCTGTGACCCGGGACCATAGGAGGCACAGCCAACCCGCTGCCAGCCGCCCAACCCGTTCACAGCAACCCTCACCACCCGACCCCGACGCCACGAAATCCGCATCGGAGGATCCAGGCTCGGCGAGCAGCTCGCCGGGGTCGCGGCCGAGCATCGCCGGGAGGATCCCGACCCGCACGGTCACGGCGCCGGCTCCGGCCTGGGGATGGTTACCCCAGACGGTGCGCGCGACCGCCAGCACCCCGCCCTGGACGTCCAGCAGCGCAGAGCCGGCCGGCCGCTTGCGGCCCTGCGGCGGTCCGTCGCGCCATGCCACCAGGCAGGAGGCCGTGCCGGCACGGGGCCGCGCCAGCACCCGCGCGGCCATGCGCCCGACGGACACGTCGATGCCGGTGACCTGCTCGCTGTCGATGTGGTTGGCGACGATGGCGAAGCACTCCCCAAGGTCGGGATCCTGGCCGATCCAGCAAGGGCAGAGCACGTTGCAGGAGTATGCCTCGAACAGCTCGCCGATGCGTGTCGGCATGGACGCTCACTCCTCCAACAGCTCGAGGCGTGCTCGGGTTCTGGTCACGTACGAGCCGAGAGTCGGACGGCCGAATGGCCCCGATGGAACAGGGCGAGCGCGGGCGGCATGGCGGACGCCCGCGCCTTCTCCGTTGCGTCAGAACGGGCAGACCCCGGGGTTCTCCGCTGGGATGAACGGGTTTGCCACGGTCGCGGGCACGTCGAAGTACGTGACGTACACCCGCACGACGCTGCTGCCCTCGTTCCTCGCGCTGTGGACGTGGCCCTGCCCAAGGTCGACGAACGACTCACCCGGGCCGTAGGGGTACGGCGTGCACGTCGGATCGTCACCGTCGTAGTAGGTGAACGTTCCCTCGGCAACGACCACGAACGCCGGCCCCGGGTGCGAGTGCCAACCCGTGAACCCACCGGGCTGGACCGTGACCTGCTGGACGATCGTGTCCGCAGCGTCGTGCACCTGGACCACGCCGAGCTTTCCCGCAACGTTTGCCTTGACCTTCAGGTCCACGGGATCG
This sequence is a window from Actinomycetes bacterium. Protein-coding genes within it:
- a CDS encoding cupin domain-containing protein, with protein sequence MRLPTMPRRPAAASAAAILSASLLVLTLVGVGVGRADHLPVHGTILARGPFTDPVDLKVKANVAGKLGVVQVHDAADTIVQQVTVQPGGFTGWHSHPGPAFVVVAEGTFTYYDGDDPTCTPYPYGPGESFVDLGQGHVHSARNEGSSVVRVYVTYFDVPATVANPFIPAENPGVCPF
- a CDS encoding DUF1326 domain-containing protein codes for the protein MPTRIGELFEAYSCNVLCPCWIGQDPDLGECFAIVANHIDSEQVTGIDVSVGRMAARVLARPRAGTASCLVAWRDGPPQGRKRPAGSALLDVQGGVLAVARTVWGNHPQAGAGAVTVRVGILPAMLGRDPGELLAEPGSSDADFVASGSGGEGCCERVGRLAAGWLCLLWSRVTALGGWVGFALGRLRKAGIWPIGRRDDGGSYVRGLVVVVFGVVVLALGLVLERLA
- the thrS gene encoding threonine--tRNA ligase yields the protein MVTRLTVCEETTMHDHRKLGRELDLFDTDPLIGAGLPYWLPAGAAVRHALEEYIRDVERRAGYQHVYSPVLGKRELYELSGHWSHYSQDMFPPMDLGGEQVVLRPSLCPHHALIYRSRAHSYRELPLRMAELGGMYRSELSGVLGGLTRVRAIQLNDAHIFCTLDQAADESRAALDLIRQAYGALGIGPARCRLSLPGPDGKYVADPGMWQRAVALLTEVLDRSGVAYEAAEGEAAFYGPKIDVQVADSAGREATLSTIQVDFHQPEQFDLRYIGPDGVSHRPVMVHRSIIGSVERVVAHLIERHGGAFPAWLAPTQLVVLPVSDTELPQAAALVRRGIDQGLRAEFAGPAQGTLGARIRAARLVPYQAIIGSREAADDQVALRLRDGRRLDALPAAEVLARIGALTGAHRVELWDTDARA